The following proteins are encoded in a genomic region of Populus trichocarpa isolate Nisqually-1 chromosome 13, P.trichocarpa_v4.1, whole genome shotgun sequence:
- the LOC7478928 gene encoding uncharacterized protein LOC7478928, producing the protein MEGISHRMVKVNDIDMHIAEKGQGPVVLFLHGFPELWYSWRHQILALSSLGYHAVAPDLRGYGDTEAPASISSYSCLHIVGDLIALIDYLGVEQVFLVAHDWGALIGWYLCLFRPDRVKAYVCLSVPYRPRNPKMKPVESMKLVFGEDYYMCRFQEPGVIEAEIACAGTEEVLKKILTDRKPGPPCLPKENPFGIYPEESVTMPSWLPEADLSFYATKYSQKGFTGGLNYYRALDLNWELTASWTGAPVIVPVKFVVGDLDMVYTTPGMKEFVNSGGFKHYVPLLEEVVVMEGVGHFINQEKAEEISNHIYDYISKY; encoded by the exons ATGGAGGGGATAAGCCATAGAATGGTGAAAGTGAATGACATTGACATGCACATAGCTGAGAAAGGCCAAGGTCCTGTTGTGCTATTCCTCCATGGATTTCCAGAGCTTTGGTACTCCTGGCGCCATCAGATTCTTGCATTAAGTTCCCTGGGCTACCATGCTGTTGCACCAGATCTTAGGGGCTATGGTGACACTGAAGCTCCAGCATCAATCTCTAGCTATTCTTGTCTTCATATTGTTGGTGACCTTATTGCACTCATTGACTATCTTGGGGTGGAGCAAGTGTTTCTTGTTGCACATGACTGGGGTGCTCTTATTGGATGGTACTTGTGCTTGTTCAGGCCTGATAGAGTGAAGGCATATGTCTGCCTTAGTGTTCCATACAGGCCAAGAAATCCCAAGATGAAGCCAGTGGAGAGCATGAAACTTGTATTTGGAGAAGACTATTACATGTGCAGATTCCAG GAACCAGGAGTGATTGAAGCTGAGATTGCATGTGCTGGAACTGAAGAAGTGCTAAAGAAAATCTTGACTGATCGCAAACCAGGCCCCCCTTGCTTGCCGAAAGAAAATCCGTTCGGAATCTATCCAGAGGAATCAGTTACCATGCCATCTTGGCTCCCAGAAGCAGACCTTTCTTTCTATGCCACGAAATATAGCCAGAAAGGGTTCACTGGAGGGTTGAACTACTACAGAGCTCTAGATTT GAACTGGGAGCTCACAGCATCGTGGACTGGGGCACCAGTGATAGTGCCCGTAAAGTTTGTGGTGGGAGATCTTGACATGGTCTATACTACTCCAGGGATGAAGGAATTTGTCAATAGTGGTGGATTCAAGCACTATGTGCCATTATTGGAGGAAGTTGTTGTGATGGAAGGAGTTGGTCATTTCATTAACCAAGAGAAGGCTGAGGAGATCAGCAATCACATTTATGACTACATTAGCAAATACTGA